One region of Helicobacter pylori genomic DNA includes:
- a CDS encoding efflux RND transporter periplasmic adaptor subunit — protein sequence MKRALLWFILMGVFSMGVSLEAKEYPEIVLEEKNLQPMGLKVIKLDKEIFSKGLPFNAYIDFDSKSSVVQSLSFDASVVAVYKREGEQVKMGDAICEVSSIDLSNLYFELQNNQNKLKIAKDITKKDLELYKAGVIPKREYQTSFLASQEMGLKVEQLESAFKSFGVDPKNPKGQYGFRIVARDSGLLALAPKNVGEKILAFTSYVRISKSDDLIAQIKLPVGVSKSIKRDSPVYNEEGEKIGEIQSVSVVLDKGSNTILATALLDEGNYHVGEMVEMYIQGSQPKGSVLIPSNALIRNGKDYLVFVRTPKGFRPVVVQVLEERSKIFIVNAQNLHPNDSVAVGSLIGLKGMINNLGEE from the coding sequence TTGAAACGAGCGTTATTGTGGTTTATATTAATGGGCGTTTTTTCAATGGGTGTTTCTTTGGAAGCCAAAGAGTATCCAGAAATTGTTTTAGAAGAAAAAAACTTGCAACCCATGGGGTTAAAGGTGATTAAATTAGATAAAGAGATTTTTAGTAAAGGGCTTCCTTTTAACGCTTATATTGATTTTGATAGTAAAAGCTCTGTGGTGCAGAGTTTGAGTTTTGATGCGTCTGTGGTCGCTGTTTATAAAAGAGAGGGCGAGCAGGTGAAAATGGGGGATGCGATCTGTGAAGTGAGCTCTATTGATTTGAGCAATTTGTATTTTGAATTGCAAAACAACCAAAATAAATTAAAAATCGCTAAAGATATTACTAAAAAAGATTTAGAGCTTTATAAGGCCGGGGTGATCCCTAAAAGGGAGTATCAAACTAGCTTTTTAGCCAGCCAGGAAATGGGCTTAAAGGTGGAACAATTAGAGAGCGCGTTTAAAAGCTTTGGCGTGGATCCCAAAAACCCTAAAGGGCAGTATGGTTTTAGGATTGTGGCTAGAGATAGCGGTCTTTTAGCGTTAGCGCCTAAAAATGTGGGCGAGAAGATTTTAGCTTTCACTAGCTATGTGCGTATTTCAAAAAGCGATGATTTGATCGCTCAAATCAAATTGCCTGTAGGCGTTTCTAAATCCATTAAAAGAGATTCGCCGGTCTATAATGAAGAGGGGGAAAAAATTGGAGAGATTCAAAGCGTTTCGGTGGTGTTAGACAAAGGCTCTAACACGATTTTAGCCACCGCTTTATTAGATGAGGGCAATTACCATGTGGGGGAAATGGTAGAAATGTATATTCAAGGCTCACAGCCTAAAGGCTCGGTTTTGATCCCTTCAAACGCTTTGATTAGAAACGGAAAGGATTACCTGGTGTTTGTGAGAACGCCTAAAGGTTTTAGGCCTGTGGTGGTTCAAGTTTTAGAAGAGCGCAGCAAGATTTTTATCGTGAACGCTCAAAATTTACACCCTAATGACAGCGTGGCAGTGGGGTCATTGATAGGGTTAAAAGGCATGATCAACAATTTAGGGGAAGAATAA
- a CDS encoding efflux RND transporter permease subunit, with the protein MLASIIEFSLRQRIIVIVCAILVLFFGTYSFINTPVDAFPDISPTQVKIILKLPGSSPEEMENNIVRPLELELLGLKGQKSLRSISKYSISDITIDFDDSVDIYLARNIVNERLSSVMKDLPVGVEGGMAPIVTPLSDIFMFTIDGNITEIEKRQLLDFVIRPQLRMISGVADVNSIGGFSRAFVIVPDFNDMARLGISISDLEEAVRVNLRNSGAGRVDRDGETFLVKIQTASLSLEDIGKITVSTNLGHLHIKDFAKVISQSRTRLGFVTKDGVGETTEGLVLSLKDANTKEIITQVYQKLEELKPFLPSGVSINVFYDRSEFTQKAIATVSKTLIEAVVLIIITLFLFLGNLRASVAVGVILPLSLSVAFIFIKISDLTLNLMSLGGLVIAIGMLIDSAVVVVENAFEKLSANTKTTKLHAIYRSCKEIAVSVVSGVVIIIVFFVPILTLQGLEGKMFRPLAQSIVYALLGTLVLSITIIPVVSSLVLKATPHSETFLTRFLNRIYAPLLDFFVHNPKKVILGAFVFLIASLSLFPFVGKNFMPALDEGDVVLSVETTPSISLDQSRDLMLSIESAIKKHVKEVKTIVARTGSDELGLDLGGLNQTDTFISFIPKKEWSVKTKDELLDKILDSLKDFKGINFSFTQPIEMRISEMLTGVRGDLAVKIFGDDISALNELSFQIAQALKGIKGSSEVLTTLNEGVNYLYVTPNKEAMADVGITSDEFSKFLKSALEGLVVDVIPTGISRTPVMIRQEIDFASSITKIKSLALTSKYGVLVPITSIAKIEEVDGPVSIVRENSMRMSVVRSNVVGRDLNSFVEEAKKVIAQNIKLPPSYYITYGGQFENQQRANKRLSTVIPLSILAIFFILFFTFKSIPLALLILLNIPFAVTGGLIALFAVGEYISVPASVGFIALFGIAVLNGVVMIGYFKELLSQGKSVEECVLLGAKRRLRPVLMTACIAGLGLIPLLFSHSVGSEVQKPLAIVVLGGLVTSSALTLLLLPPMFMLIAKKIKIV; encoded by the coding sequence ATGCTCGCTTCCATTATTGAATTTTCCTTACGCCAGCGAATAATCGTGATTGTTTGCGCGATTCTTGTTTTGTTTTTTGGGACTTATAGTTTTATTAATACTCCAGTAGATGCTTTCCCGGATATTTCGCCCACTCAAGTTAAAATCATTTTAAAACTTCCTGGCTCTAGCCCTGAAGAAATGGAAAACAACATCGTGCGCCCTTTAGAATTGGAGCTTTTAGGGCTAAAAGGGCAAAAATCTTTAAGAAGTATTTCAAAATATTCTATTTCAGACATTACGATAGATTTTGATGACAGCGTGGATATTTATTTAGCGAGAAACATTGTTAATGAACGCTTGAGCAGCGTGATGAAAGATTTACCCGTGGGGGTTGAAGGGGGCATGGCGCCCATTGTTACGCCGTTGTCAGACATCTTTATGTTCACCATTGATGGCAATATCACCGAGATAGAAAAACGACAGCTTTTAGACTTTGTGATCCGCCCGCAGTTAAGAATGATTAGCGGCGTGGCGGATGTCAATTCTATTGGAGGCTTTAGCAGAGCGTTTGTGATTGTGCCGGATTTTAACGACATGGCCAGGCTTGGGATAAGCATTTCTGATTTAGAAGAGGCTGTGAGAGTGAATTTAAGAAACAGCGGAGCGGGGCGCGTGGATAGAGATGGCGAAACTTTTTTAGTCAAAATCCAAACCGCTTCTTTGAGTTTAGAAGACATTGGCAAAATCACCGTTTCCACTAATTTAGGGCATTTGCACATTAAGGATTTTGCGAAAGTCATCAGCCAGTCTCGCACCCGCTTAGGGTTTGTTACTAAAGATGGTGTGGGTGAGACCACAGAAGGGTTAGTGCTTTCTTTAAAAGACGCTAACACCAAAGAAATCATCACTCAAGTATATCAAAAACTAGAGGAATTAAAACCCTTTTTACCGAGCGGCGTTTCCATTAATGTTTTTTATGATCGCTCAGAATTTACGCAAAAAGCCATTGCCACCGTTTCTAAAACGCTCATTGAAGCCGTTGTTTTAATCATTATCACGCTCTTTTTATTTTTAGGGAATTTGAGAGCGAGCGTGGCTGTGGGTGTGATTTTACCCTTAAGCTTGTCCGTGGCGTTTATTTTTATTAAGATTAGCGATCTGACTTTAAATTTGATGAGTTTAGGGGGGTTGGTTATCGCTATAGGCATGCTCATTGACTCAGCCGTGGTGGTGGTGGAAAACGCTTTTGAAAAATTAAGCGCTAACACTAAAACCACCAAACTCCATGCGATCTATCGCTCTTGTAAAGAAATCGCTGTTTCAGTGGTGAGCGGGGTGGTGATTATTATTGTGTTTTTTGTGCCGATTTTAACCTTACAGGGGTTAGAGGGCAAGATGTTTAGGCCTTTAGCGCAAAGCATTGTGTATGCGCTTTTAGGCACTTTAGTTTTATCCATCACCATCATTCCTGTAGTGAGCTCTCTTGTCTTAAAAGCCACGCCCCATAGCGAAACCTTTTTAACGAGGTTTTTAAACAGAATCTACGCCCCTTTATTGGATTTTTTTGTGCATAACCCTAAAAAAGTGATTTTAGGAGCGTTTGTTTTTTTAATCGCAAGCCTTTCTTTATTCCCTTTCGTGGGGAAGAATTTCATGCCCGCTTTAGATGAGGGCGATGTGGTTTTGAGCGTGGAAACCACCCCTTCTATCTCTTTAGATCAATCTAGGGATCTCATGTTAAGCATTGAGAGCGCGATTAAAAAGCATGTCAAGGAAGTTAAAACCATTGTCGCGCGCACAGGGAGCGATGAATTGGGGCTGGATTTGGGGGGCTTGAATCAAACCGATACTTTTATTTCTTTCATCCCTAAAAAAGAATGGAGCGTGAAAACTAAAGATGAATTGTTAGATAAAATTTTAGATTCTTTAAAAGACTTTAAGGGGATTAACTTTTCTTTCACCCAACCCATTGAAATGAGGATTTCTGAAATGCTTACAGGGGTTAGGGGGGATTTAGCGGTTAAGATTTTTGGAGATGATATTAGCGCCTTAAACGAGTTGAGTTTTCAAATCGCGCAAGCTCTAAAAGGGATTAAAGGCTCTAGTGAGGTTTTAACCACGCTCAATGAGGGCGTGAATTATTTGTATGTAACCCCCAATAAAGAAGCGATGGCGGATGTGGGGATCACTAGCGATGAATTTTCCAAGTTTTTAAAATCCGCTTTAGAGGGCTTGGTTGTAGATGTGATCCCTACAGGGATTTCACGCACCCCGGTGATGATCCGCCAAGAGATCGATTTTGCAAGCTCTATCACTAAAATCAAAAGTTTGGCTCTGACTTCCAAATACGGCGTTTTAGTGCCTATCACTTCTATCGCTAAGATTGAAGAAGTGGATGGCCCTGTTTCTATCGTGCGTGAAAATTCAATGCGCATGAGCGTGGTGCGCAGTAATGTGGTGGGGCGCGATTTAAACTCTTTTGTAGAAGAGGCTAAAAAAGTGATCGCTCAAAACATCAAACTCCCTCCTAGCTACTATATCACTTATGGGGGGCAGTTTGAAAACCAGCAACGGGCCAACAAAAGGCTTTCTACCGTTATCCCTTTAAGCATCTTAGCGATTTTTTTCATTCTTTTTTTCACTTTTAAAAGCATTCCTTTAGCCTTGCTCATTCTTTTGAATATCCCTTTTGCGGTTACCGGAGGCCTTATTGCATTGTTTGCGGTAGGGGAGTATATTTCAGTGCCAGCGAGCGTGGGCTTTATCGCTCTTTTTGGGATTGCGGTTTTAAATGGCGTGGTGATGATAGGCTATTTTAAAGAGCTTCTCTCACAAGGAAAAAGCGTAGAAGAATGCGTTTTATTGGGCGCTAAAAGGCGTTTGAGGCCGGTTTTAATGACCGCTTGCATTGCCGGTTTGGGTTTGATACCTTTATTATTTTCTCATAGCGTGGGATCAGAAGTCCAAAAACCTTTGGCGATCGTGGTGCTTGGAGGCTTGGTTACCTCAAGCGCTTTAACCTTACTCTTACTACCGCCCATGTTCATGCTCATTGCTAAAAAGATTAAAATCGTTTGA
- a CDS encoding DUF3240 family protein, translating to MLALEIYIDICLKDALIDYLFEKGFDDFFYVECYKYAASSLLLSQKEQVSGRKDYAKFKLFLSDEVALSLAQALKNQFASKEMKLFYSQTHGL from the coding sequence ATGCTAGCTTTAGAAATTTATATTGATATTTGCTTGAAAGACGCTTTAATAGATTATTTATTTGAAAAAGGCTTTGATGATTTTTTTTATGTGGAATGCTATAAATACGCCGCTTCTTCGCTGCTTTTAAGCCAAAAAGAGCAGGTGAGCGGGCGTAAAGACTACGCTAAATTCAAGCTTTTTTTAAGCGATGAAGTGGCTTTATCTCTAGCCCAAGCTTTAAAAAACCAGTTCGCTTCTAAAGAAATGAAATTGTTTTATTCTCAAACGCATGGGTTGTAA
- a CDS encoding dynamin-like GTPase family protein, with the protein MILCTQTNFVEFLEQVLEVLKEVEIDKTECSTLLASIQKQQLVIPVVGNFSAGKSTLLNRFLGSSVLPTGITPETSLATELHYSANERIEAFSNNDEKTESFELNEQSFEVIKDNATKYSYLKVYLNNEALKDSTPLVFVDMPGFDSPISSHTHAILEYLERGVHFVILTSVEEGNLTKRMVRELKNLLEFDKGLSFILSKTNLRTLSQVGEISHYIQDQIQDHLDLTTHLIYSNKDNNALLEVADKIDAEKLFSALYLKRLKFLNSQLQNSLKSVIKSFDYSKEKALEEIQALDLGVKDIEKTYEKLRANLEEEYSSVAVGSVVKKVVEEVREQKSYLASLTNKPNEFNSEIESIMQQSLIKNAKLEIEKINLSFSKDFGTEFASLNNTQLSSGLSVNLEHSLELGINALSVILAKNPVTRPFALILQGLKPLLKELLTLLPNIIASFFKNEEKERAKLENLIEAKVIPEVQYNLKKVLPGLFNECLENSLKGLKDRCELEITHKKQEIALAQKEKEKHLNDLENQKQILENKINALSDLEQQYLKD; encoded by the coding sequence ATGATTTTATGCACACAGACGAATTTTGTGGAGTTTTTAGAACAGGTTTTAGAAGTTTTAAAAGAAGTGGAGATTGATAAAACAGAATGCTCTACTCTTTTAGCAAGCATTCAAAAACAACAGCTTGTGATACCCGTTGTGGGGAATTTTAGCGCAGGCAAAAGCACGCTATTAAACCGCTTTTTAGGCAGTAGCGTTTTGCCTACCGGTATCACGCCAGAGACTTCTTTAGCCACTGAGTTGCACTATAGCGCTAACGAACGCATAGAGGCTTTTTCAAACAATGATGAAAAAACAGAGAGTTTTGAACTGAATGAGCAAAGTTTTGAAGTGATTAAAGACAATGCCACGAAGTATTCCTACCTTAAGGTTTATTTGAATAATGAAGCCCTAAAAGATAGCACGCCTTTGGTGTTTGTGGATATGCCAGGCTTTGATAGCCCCATTTCAAGCCACACCCATGCCATTTTGGAATATTTAGAAAGGGGCGTGCATTTTGTCATTCTCACAAGCGTAGAAGAGGGCAACCTTACTAAACGCATGGTTAGGGAATTAAAAAACCTTTTAGAGTTTGACAAAGGCCTTAGCTTTATTTTGAGTAAAACGAATTTAAGGACGCTTTCGCAAGTGGGAGAAATCTCTCACTACATTCAAGATCAAATCCAAGATCACCTTGATTTGACAACGCATCTTATTTATTCTAATAAAGACAATAACGCTCTTTTAGAGGTAGCGGATAAAATAGACGCTGAAAAGCTTTTTAGCGCTTTGTATTTGAAACGATTGAAGTTTTTAAATTCCCAGTTACAAAACAGCTTAAAAAGCGTGATTAAAAGCTTTGATTATTCTAAAGAAAAGGCTTTAGAAGAAATACAAGCGTTGGATTTGGGCGTTAAAGACATTGAAAAAACCTATGAAAAATTAAGGGCTAATTTAGAAGAAGAATATTCTAGCGTGGCTGTGGGATCGGTGGTTAAAAAAGTGGTAGAAGAGGTCAGGGAGCAAAAATCCTATTTAGCCTCTTTAACCAACAAGCCTAACGAGTTCAATAGCGAAATAGAAAGCATCATGCAACAAAGCTTGATCAAAAACGCTAAATTAGAGATTGAAAAGATCAATCTTTCTTTTTCAAAAGATTTTGGCACCGAATTTGCAAGCTTGAACAACACACAGCTTTCTAGCGGCTTGTCTGTAAATTTAGAGCATAGCCTTGAATTAGGGATCAACGCCTTAAGCGTGATCTTAGCCAAGAACCCGGTTACAAGACCCTTCGCGCTGATCTTACAAGGGTTAAAACCTCTTTTAAAAGAATTATTGACCTTGTTGCCTAATATCATCGCTTCATTCTTTAAAAATGAGGAAAAAGAGAGGGCGAAATTAGAAAATCTGATTGAAGCAAAAGTGATACCAGAGGTCCAATACAATCTTAAAAAAGTTTTACCGGGCTTGTTTAATGAATGCTTGGAAAATTCCCTAAAAGGTTTAAAAGATCGGTGCGAATTAGAAATCACGCATAAAAAACAAGAAATCGCGCTCGCTCAAAAAGAAAAAGAAAAACACTTAAACGATTTAGAAAATCAAAAACAAATCTTAGAAAACAAGATCAACGCTTTAAGCGATCTAGAACAACAATATTTAAAGGATTAA
- the acpP gene encoding acyl carrier protein, with the protein MSVNFFNDKFSAAENHHNTEGLKERYDLIARILNAKTNNEGLEEYQQILDNEFLEFASGVDSLKEKEIALLMLQEIQKELQLVASYPSLFQKTIVAVGGGFSTGKSTFLNNLLGLKLKLPEDMNPTTAIPTYCLKGKKEVLMGFSQNGGMVELPHLAFDHQFLKSLGFNLKEIMPFMLLSAPSVPFEFLCFIDTPGYDSADQGYTDGDKEASKESLKHAKHILWLVSCERGGIESDDLEFLQELYEEEGKQVFIVLSRADRRTKSQLEEVAIKIRETLKDNGIEFLGICAYSSTRYQEYKEFSEKSKVFDSLEEFLKKLNQRSEKQNEILESLYEVHGMYEKAIKQDASQFKRYQKALHSVKLDLMQKGFDDFSNKIFRRIENLEKEFSEQERFKRESLARLNGVIDLFKESIDKVFDRVSAFTWEKYKAENDDEEDEEENYREFEEIKEMALYFRDRSLFYLDWYELSQEKIQEHRDSIDEDNKLLQLDYSLKNLSRLKRYKEKNNEVYQESLNNERLQNNLRKWRDLKNTPTEQNKREFEEIKKMVLYFRDRSLFYLDWYELSQEEIQKERDSMDYDNELLQLDYSLKNLLRLKGYKENNKEFYQECLNDEELQNDLREWRRTKNQQNNNKAFNTNDTNLFETIRAVIAEQLNIDASQVTPEAKFVKDLGVDSLDIVELIMALEERFGIEIPDEQAEKIVNVGDVMRYIEKQLI; encoded by the coding sequence ATGAGTGTTAATTTTTTTAATGACAAATTTAGTGCGGCTGAAAACCACCACAATACAGAGGGTTTAAAAGAACGCTACGATCTAATCGCTCGTATTTTAAACGCTAAAACAAACAATGAAGGGCTAGAAGAATACCAGCAAATCTTAGACAACGAGTTTTTAGAGTTCGCTAGCGGCGTGGATTCGCTCAAAGAAAAGGAAATAGCGTTACTGATGCTCCAAGAAATTCAAAAAGAATTGCAATTAGTAGCGAGCTACCCTAGTTTGTTCCAAAAAACCATCGTTGCGGTGGGGGGAGGGTTTAGCACGGGCAAATCCACTTTTTTAAACAATTTGTTGGGCTTGAAATTAAAACTCCCTGAAGACATGAATCCCACCACGGCTATCCCCACTTATTGCTTAAAGGGTAAAAAAGAAGTTTTAATGGGGTTTTCTCAAAATGGAGGCATGGTGGAATTACCACATCTCGCTTTTGATCATCAGTTTTTAAAATCCCTTGGCTTTAATTTGAAAGAAATCATGCCTTTCATGCTTTTGAGCGCTCCTAGCGTGCCTTTTGAATTTTTATGCTTCATAGACACGCCCGGTTATGACTCCGCCGATCAAGGCTATACGGATGGGGACAAAGAAGCCTCTAAGGAATCCCTAAAGCACGCCAAACACATTTTATGGCTCGTTAGTTGCGAGCGTGGGGGTATTGAAAGCGATGATTTAGAGTTTTTGCAAGAATTATATGAAGAAGAAGGCAAGCAGGTTTTTATCGTATTGAGTAGGGCTGATAGGCGCACCAAAAGCCAGTTAGAAGAAGTCGCTATTAAAATCAGAGAAACTTTAAAAGATAATGGCATTGAGTTTTTAGGGATTTGTGCTTACAGCTCTACAAGGTATCAAGAATACAAAGAGTTCAGCGAAAAAAGCAAAGTTTTTGACTCGCTTGAGGAATTTTTAAAAAAGTTAAATCAAAGGAGCGAAAAACAAAACGAAATTTTAGAATCTTTATACGAGGTGCATGGGATGTATGAAAAGGCTATTAAGCAAGACGCTAGCCAATTCAAACGCTACCAAAAGGCTTTGCATTCTGTCAAACTGGATTTGATGCAAAAAGGCTTTGATGACTTCAGCAATAAAATTTTTAGAAGAATTGAGAATTTAGAAAAAGAATTTTCCGAGCAAGAGCGATTCAAAAGAGAGAGTTTAGCGCGATTGAACGGAGTGATTGACTTGTTTAAAGAAAGTATTGATAAGGTTTTTGATCGTGTGAGCGCTTTCACTTGGGAAAAATACAAAGCAGAAAACGACGACGAAGAGGACGAAGAAGAAAACTACAGGGAATTTGAAGAAATCAAAGAAATGGCACTGTATTTTAGGGATCGCAGTTTGTTTTATTTGGATTGGTATGAATTGAGCCAAGAAAAAATCCAAGAACATAGAGATTCGATAGATGAAGATAATAAACTGCTCCAATTAGACTATTCTTTAAAAAACTTGTCAAGGCTCAAAAGATACAAAGAAAAAAATAATGAAGTTTATCAAGAGTCTTTAAACAATGAGAGGCTTCAAAATAATTTGCGAAAGTGGAGGGATTTAAAAAACACACCGACAGAACAAAACAAAAGAGAATTTGAAGAAATCAAAAAAATGGTGTTGTATTTTAGGGATCGCAGTTTGTTTTATTTGGATTGGTATGAATTGAGCCAAGAAGAAATCCAAAAAGAAAGAGATAGCATGGATTATGATAATGAACTGCTCCAATTAGACTATTCTTTAAAAAATTTGTTAAGGCTTAAAGGATACAAAGAAAACAATAAGGAATTTTATCAAGAGTGTTTAAACGATGAGGAGCTTCAAAACGATTTGCGGGAGTGGAGGAGAACAAAAAATCAACAAAATAACAATAAAGCTTTCAATACGAATGATACGAATTTATTTGAAACTATTCGGGCAGTTATTGCTGAGCAGTTGAACATAGATGCATCACAAGTTACGCCAGAAGCGAAATTTGTGAAGGATTTGGGTGTGGACTCTTTAGATATCGTGGAATTAATCATGGCGTTAGAAGAAAGGTTTGGCATTGAGATTCCTGATGAGCAAGCGGAAAAAATCGTCAATGTGGGCGATGTAATGAGATATATTGAGAAACAACTAATTTAA
- a CDS encoding NAD(P)H-dependent glycerol-3-phosphate dehydrogenase, whose translation MEIAVFGGGAWGRALAFAFGEKSEVKIISRRDLNEPLKKLNDALISKGSAPIEQVDLQRGLKARLYVIAISVQHLREWFQNASLPKNAKVLIASKGIEVLNRAFVSEIAKDFIDPNSLCFLAGPSFAAEIIQGLPCALVIHSNNQALALEFANKTPSFIRAYAQQDIIGGEIAGAYKNVIAIAGGVCDGLKLGNSAKASLLSRGLVEMQRFGAFFGGKTETFLGLSGAGDLFLTANSILSRNYRVGLGLAQNKPLEMVLEELGEVAEGVKTTNAIVEIARKYGIYTPIASELALLLKGKSVLESMNDLIRRA comes from the coding sequence ATGGAAATTGCAGTATTTGGTGGCGGGGCGTGGGGGAGGGCTTTAGCCTTTGCTTTTGGAGAAAAGAGTGAAGTCAAAATCATTTCAAGGCGCGATTTAAACGAGCCGTTAAAAAAGCTCAATGACGCTTTGATTTCTAAAGGTTCTGCCCCCATAGAGCAAGTGGATTTACAAAGAGGCTTAAAAGCAAGGCTCTATGTCATCGCTATTAGTGTGCAGCATCTAAGGGAATGGTTTCAAAACGCTTCTTTACCCAAAAACGCTAAGGTTTTAATCGCTTCTAAAGGGATAGAGGTTTTAAACAGGGCGTTTGTGAGCGAGATTGCAAAGGATTTTATCGATCCTAATTCTTTGTGTTTTTTAGCGGGTCCGAGTTTTGCGGCTGAAATCATTCAAGGCCTGCCTTGCGCGTTAGTCATTCATTCTAATAACCAGGCTTTAGCGCTAGAATTTGCCAATAAAACCCCCTCTTTTATCAGAGCCTACGCCCAACAAGACATCATAGGGGGTGAAATCGCTGGCGCGTATAAAAATGTGATAGCCATTGCTGGGGGGGTTTGTGATGGTTTGAAATTAGGCAATAGCGCTAAAGCGAGTTTATTGTCTAGAGGTTTGGTGGAAATGCAGCGTTTTGGGGCGTTCTTTGGGGGCAAGACGGAGACTTTTTTAGGGCTTTCTGGGGCTGGGGATTTGTTTTTAACCGCTAATTCTATTTTATCTAGGAATTATCGTGTGGGTTTGGGGCTAGCCCAAAACAAGCCTTTAGAGATGGTTTTAGAAGAATTAGGCGAAGTGGCTGAAGGGGTGAAAACGACCAACGCCATTGTGGAAATCGCTAGAAAATACGGCATTTATACGCCCATTGCGAGCGAATTAGCCTTGCTTTTAAAGGGTAAGAGTGTGCTAGAGAGCATGAACGATTTGATCAGACGCGCTTAA
- the glyQ gene encoding glycine--tRNA ligase subunit alpha has protein sequence MQDFSSLLLKLQEYWKNQGCLVIQPYDIPAGAGTFHPATLLRSLDKKPWNVAYVAPSRRPTDGRYGENPNRLGSYYQFQVVIKPSPSNIQELYLKSLEVLGINLNEHDIRFVEDNWESPTLGAWGLGWEVWLDGMEVTQFTYFQQVGGIPCNPIPVEITYGLERLAMYVQKVENILEIEWAKKDHDSVNYAQVHLESEYEFSKYHFEIASVKRLLEMFKNAQAEALHCLENKLPLPAYDFVMLCSHFFNVLDARKAISVAERQNYILQIRDLAKGCAVLYKEQEEEREKRLKNALTKA, from the coding sequence ATGCAAGATTTTTCAAGTTTATTATTAAAATTACAAGAGTATTGGAAGAATCAAGGCTGTTTGGTGATCCAGCCTTATGATATTCCTGCAGGAGCTGGGACATTCCACCCGGCCACGCTTTTAAGGAGTTTGGATAAAAAGCCGTGGAATGTGGCGTATGTCGCGCCCTCTAGAAGGCCTACTGATGGGCGCTATGGGGAAAACCCTAACCGCTTGGGGAGTTATTACCAATTCCAAGTGGTCATCAAGCCAAGCCCTTCTAATATCCAAGAACTCTATTTAAAAAGCTTAGAAGTGTTAGGGATAAACCTTAATGAGCATGATATACGATTTGTAGAAGACAATTGGGAGAGTCCGACTTTAGGGGCATGGGGGCTTGGCTGGGAGGTGTGGCTTGATGGCATGGAAGTTACGCAATTCACTTATTTCCAGCAAGTGGGGGGCATTCCTTGCAACCCTATCCCTGTAGAAATCACTTACGGCTTAGAAAGATTGGCGATGTATGTCCAAAAAGTGGAAAATATCCTAGAGATTGAATGGGCTAAAAAAGATCATGACAGCGTGAATTACGCGCAAGTGCATTTAGAAAGCGAATACGAATTTAGCAAGTATCATTTTGAAATAGCGAGCGTGAAAAGGCTGTTAGAAATGTTTAAAAACGCACAAGCTGAAGCCTTGCATTGCTTGGAAAACAAGCTCCCGCTACCCGCTTATGATTTTGTGATGCTATGCTCGCATTTTTTCAATGTTTTAGACGCTAGAAAAGCGATTTCGGTGGCTGAAAGGCAAAATTATATTTTACAAATCAGGGATTTGGCAAAAGGGTGTGCCGTTCTTTATAAAGAGCAAGAAGAAGAGAGAGAAAAGCGCCTAAAAAACGCTTTAACAAAGGCTTAA
- a CDS encoding Nif3-like dinuclear metal center hexameric protein has translation MALVKEVLEVLECLSPFELQESWDNSGLNVGSENHEFSQIIACLEITLKIALNAPKNALIITHHPLIFKPLKTLNDEAYPGNILKILIQKNISVISMHTNFDKTHLNKHFASTLLGFDGLMEKGLMLVKENVNMEFDALVKKIKSSLGVGSLACVKSSPIIKDLAFVCGSGASMFSSLKAQSCLVTGDVKYHDAMIAQSLGISLIDATHYYSERGFALIVAEILHSFNYLVTIENFKNPLQII, from the coding sequence ATGGCGTTAGTTAAGGAAGTGTTGGAAGTTTTAGAGTGCCTTTCGCCTTTTGAACTTCAAGAATCATGGGATAATAGCGGGTTGAATGTGGGGAGTGAAAATCATGAGTTTAGCCAGATCATCGCATGCTTAGAAATCACGCTTAAAATCGCTCTAAACGCTCCCAAAAACGCCCTAATCATCACGCACCACCCTTTAATTTTCAAGCCCTTAAAAACGCTTAATGATGAGGCTTATCCGGGTAATATTTTAAAAATCTTAATCCAAAAAAACATTTCAGTCATTAGCATGCACACGAATTTTGACAAAACGCATTTAAACAAGCATTTCGCTAGCACGCTTTTAGGGTTTGATGGCTTGATGGAAAAAGGCCTTATGTTAGTGAAAGAAAATGTTAATATGGAATTTGATGCGTTGGTAAAAAAAATCAAATCTTCTTTAGGGGTAGGATCATTGGCGTGTGTCAAAAGTTCTCCAATCATTAAAGATTTAGCGTTTGTGTGCGGATCGGGAGCGTCCATGTTCTCTTCTTTAAAAGCACAAAGCTGTTTGGTTACAGGCGATGTGAAATACCATGACGCTATGATCGCTCAATCTTTAGGGATAAGCCTGATTGACGCCACGCATTATTATAGCGAAAGGGGTTTTGCGCTGATTGTGGCTGAAATTTTGCATTCTTTCAATTATTTGGTTACAATAGAGAATTTTAAAAACCCCTTGCAAATCATTTAA